The Pristis pectinata isolate sPriPec2 chromosome 12, sPriPec2.1.pri, whole genome shotgun sequence DNA window cactttcccatgcaaccacaggagatccAGCCTCGGAACTTTCACCCCTTCTCACCAAGcagtgacccaaacagtccaTCTAGGCGGAGCAGTTGCACTTCTTTCAACCTACtagactgcatttggtgttcacaacatGGTCTTTACACcggagaaaccaaatgctgattgggtaatcactttgcagagcatgtGTTTAGTCCGCAGGAGTGAccatgagcttccagttgcctaccATTTTGATTCTCCATCTCACTTCGACTCTGACCTTTCAACCTGTGGCTTCCTGGACGGTCACAAGAaaacccaatgcaagcttgacaAACAGCACTTCTCCCATCCAGGCATGTTGCCatctctccaactttaggtagctCACTCTTTCAGGTTGTGTCAGGATTGGCCATTTCTCCCTGTCAACATTTGACTCTGTCTTTATTTGTATTGTGTGGCCCACTGGGAACGTCCCACAGcctcactattaacaacacattacacagataaaGAAACATAATGTGATTGGGACTGTCCCCAGTAACCATTTTGGACTCCTCAgtgagagatattccctttgttctacccatccttcccccaccctctctcctgcTGAAAATTAACGTTTTTctgcctttcccagttctgacgccAGGTCTCAGGCccgaaaagttaactgtttctctttccacatatgctgcctgacctggtgagtgtttctggtattttctgtttcattttctgattGCCAGcgcctgcagttttttgattttagaGTCGtaaagttacacagcacagaaacaggcccttttgtccaCCATCGTGGACCCATCACTACTAATCTCACTTACTGGCATTttgtctgtagccttcaatgctttgatgattcaagtgctcttccacataccctttaaatgttgtgagactacctgcctccacccccttatcaggctgtgcattccagattccagactgggtgggaaaaataaattccccagatcccctctaacccttttactcttcaccttaaacctacgtcctctaattttagacatcttcggtatggggaaaagtttctcattatccaTCCTATTTATGCCCTTTATAGTTTTGTGTACCTTCTGTCAGGTgtccccatcaacttcctccacaCCAAGGgtgtattaacaatttggatgaggtgGCATAactaataagtttgcagatgacaccaaaattggtggtgtggtggacagtgaagaaggtcgtctaaGCTTGGAACAAGTTCTAGATCAACTAGGAAATtaggcaaaggaatgacagatggaatttaactcagacaattgtgtggtgttgcattttgggaagttaaaccagggcaggatatacacagtaaatgacagggcccttgggagtgttgtagaacagagagacctaggggtacacgTACATACTTTTCTGAAAGTGGCGAAGCAGatagacaggtggtgaagaaagcaaatggcacacttgccttcatcagacggggcattgagtacaagagttgggacatcatgttacagctgtacaagaggttggtgagacaGTACCTGGAATATTAGCTGCAGTTCTAGTCGCTACACTACAGgacagatgtgattaagctaggggggttgcagaaaagattcacactgatgttgcctggactggagggcttgtcatAAGGAGCaattggattggctgggactgttttccctggagcaaaggaggctgaggtttataaaattgcaaggggcacagataaagtggatggtcacagtctttttcccacagtagggCAGTGTAAAACTGGAGAGCGTAggttaaggtgataggggaagaATTTAAATGGtgcctgaggggcaagcttttccacagagggtggtggatatgtggaacaaactgccagaggaaatggtaggggcaagtgcaattacaatgtttaaaagacatttggaccggCACTTGGATTTAAAAGGACATGCaccaaatgtaggtaaatggggcTCGCTCAGGAAggtgccttggtcagcatggatgggtcgGGCCGAAGgtcctatttccgtgctgtataactctagctCGATGTTTCTATGCAAACAAACCCATCCTATCCAGTTTGCCTTCATAAGTGAAACATTCTAtaatcctggtagatctcctttgcactctctcctgtGTGGTCCTGTCCTTCCaatagtctggtgaccagaaccgcacactaCTCCAattaatgctttaaaaaaatgcaagatgAATGTAGGTTGTTGAGTGAAAAGCTTGAAGGGTTTGTGAATTTCACAAAAGCCAGATCACATTCTTGCTTTCGTTACCAGGAGCTACTTTATTTCTAGTTgataaaaggattttaaaaaagtctGGAAAAACTGTAAGAACAAAATCTGCCTTTTACCAAGTTCATTACCATAGTTATGCATTCTTGCTTGGTgtaaaaatacaaaaggaaaatcaagcTAACCATGAGTGGAATCTGGAATTGAGGCAGATTATCAGTAGAGCAAGTTTGaacagctgaatggcctactccagatTCTATTTCTATGTTTTCTAATCCTGCTTTCCTCATTCTCCCTCTATTTTCTTACAGCCCTGCCAATTACTTTCCATCAGGTGCTTACTTAATCCTCATTTGAAGATTCTGAAGGTTTCCACCTTTCTGTAGGCAGATCATGTGTATAAAATAGTTTTTCCTCAAACACCCTTCTGCTGTTGAAGGAATCCAGATTGTTCTTAAACATTCTCACCAAGGGAAATATCAAATTAGAAAACAAGACAGAGGTATCAATACTTTAGGGCAAACCCTCGATCATAGGTTGAACTCAGCAGTCTGTTCCAAGATgtgccccctccaccacccccccacccccaagacaGCCCCCCTAAAATGTGAACCACCTTTTCACCTACTGGAACTCACTTACATGCTATGTATTTTGATCACATTGCTTTTATTAGGAACCATTAATAAAAGAATAAACCACTAACCCAATACTCAACTTTGGCTGGTTGGGTCTTGGTCTTGCATAGAGCACAGTTCTAGCCTCCATGTTGTTAAAAAAGGTACAAGGAACGGATAAAAGTCCAACTTAAGGTTCATTGGGATGACATTGTGAGAAATTGGACAGGCTGAAGCTCTTTATTCTGGAAACTAGGCACAGTGGCAAAGTTAAGATGAAGATTAGaaggatatttagaaaatcataagacaatgaAGCAGagtaacatggttttatgaaaggaaaatggtgttttgacaaatttgccagaggtctttgaggatgtaacagacagggtgagtgagggggaacctgtagatgcagagtatttagatttccagaaggcagttgataaggtgccacataaaaggttaccaCATAATGTAAGAGTGCAGAGTGTTAggagtaatatattggcatggatagaggaatgGATTTTCTCAGATTGAAAagagtgttggggcaatgacacagccttgatTGACACCAACTTGCACTGAGATAAGCCTGATTGTGGACCTACCTGTTGATTAAGATCACACCTTGCTTGGCATCATGTAGCAGTTGTGGGATGGAGCAGAATTTCTGTGGgcaaccaaatttgagaaggatgtttCACAGTCCCTCAATTGGTACGGAGGTTGACCCCAATCCCTGCTTGTGATGActgatgaagatcatgtccattgtgcccTCAGGTGTATAGAATCTACACTTTGAGCAACTCTGACCATCAGAAGGAGGCAGTTCGGGAGGACACTGCTGTTGGCTTTCCCTGTATCAGGAGACCTCAGATGAAAATCAAACTGTCCCTGTGAGGAGACctcagatgaaaatcaaaaaaaaacttcacatgttagaaatgtgaaaataaacttcacatgttggaaatgtgaaataaaaacacaaaatgctgaaaagcaGGTCAGGCATGCGAGACAGGCAGCTGCAGAGGAGGTGGAAGGAGGGATAGCCACTTCTCTGCAGCCTAAAACTATCTTTTTAAATCTGTATTTTCCATTTGAATGAAGAggctttaacctgaaatattaactggtttccacaaatgatgcctgtcctgctgagtgttcctaatatttccagtatttataGAAAAAAAAGTCCCTTCTATCTATTGTTtctggatttgtctcctttcctgaaggtGATCATGATTATAACATTTGAGGTCTCATGCCATGGCCTCCTTCTCTTTTATCTCTATAAATTTGTGACTGAATTCCTCTCCACCAAGCTTTAGTACTTCACCAAAGACACCGTCTGCTCCAGAAGCCTTTTTGTTTTGTCAAGGAATGAATCTATCTGGTTAGAACTAATAAGCAGTGAGGTAGTTTTATACTAATGAGAGTATCCTAAGTGCCGCCTATTAGTGCAAATTTGCAGGGAAATAGAGGCAATGTTAAAAAAGCTGAAGAGTAGTGGAACTATAAATTTCATAATGTAGTTTGAAATAGTAATCCGATCTCCAGTAATCCAGCACTTGAAACTTAGGTGCtaccagattttccagactattgtaTGTTGTTCATATTAAGCATCCCAACAGGTTTTTAATTtagaacaatctgccagaggaactcagcaggtcaggcagcatctgtggaggctgagggatggtcgacgttttgggtttctaccctgacctgaaacatcgatgatccctctgcctccacagatgctgcctgacccacttgatCGCCAAGGTCATATTGGTCTAACTGACTTTGGCCTATGCAAAGAGAACATTGAATCAAAAGACACAACATGCACTTTCTGTGGCGCACTTTCTGTGGCACACCTGAGTACCTAGCTCCTGAAGTTTTAcacgttcctccagcagcttttttttgctccagattacaggatctgcagtctcttgtgtctattagttttttagatgttacattgtattgtaaaaaaaatttacaagtgAATAGGGAaggttaaagggagtgcaggaaccaggtccCGGTGAGatggaggggagtgtgggaactggagccCCAGTGAGTCAGAGAGGAGCATGGGTACTGGTCCTCGGTGAGTCAGAAGAGAGAGTGGGCACTGGGGGCCCCAGTAAGCCAGATGCTgagccatcaggatttctgaatagttagaTAGCAGATTATTAAAGTTGTACACTGTAAGGCACAAGTCATAGGGGAGGAAGTTTTGAATGTGTCCAGAAAAAAATTCTTAACCAGTATGTTTTTCATCTAGTATGGAAGGAAGTGTCCTTGGGAATGAAGTATCAGTGGAGGAAGATGTAGGAAAAAGCTGTTGAGATGTCCGCAGCTATTCTGAACATTGTGATAAGGATTTTGACTACTCTGTGATTGGGGAAATAAAGGTATGACCTATTGGATAAGGGCTCATTTCAGTGGATAAGGTCAGATCTGGCCtgggtaaattggaatcaaaaatGAACATGCAAAGCTTCAAGAGAATATCGGAGAAAAGACTGGTGACAGACATAAATGGAATACAAAAATCTTCTGTAAACATGTAAACCCATCATGGAATAAATGGGACTCGCAGAATGAGGAAGGACGTGTGGCTGCACTAGCAAGTCTTAGTAAGAACGTGCCTCAGATCAGGAGAAACCACAGAAGAGGGGTGCTGAGAGAGGTAATGAAACAAATATGGAATAAATGGGGAGTGGTAGCATTCACAGAAAATTGCCCTGAGTGACAGGAAATAGGGTAGttgtgaagaaatgtctttggACTGGAGGGAAGTCTACACTGCTCATAGAgccattgagtaatacagcatgaaaatagatgctttggcccaacttgtccctgccaaccatggtgcccactagactagccccatttgcccatgtttggcccatatcactctaaacctatccatgtacttattccaAATGGTCCATCTCCCTAGGGATCAGTACTTGAACCACAATTTTTCTTGATAGATGTAATTGATTTGGGTTTGGCAGGGCACAGTTTCTAAATCTTCATATAACAGTAATGTTGAAGGCAAGAGGACTGAGAGGGGGATAATAATAGACCTGGAGGATTTAGACAGGTtgataagaaagaaaaatgcaaGGGTTATAatttgtaggaagaataaagagagTCAATGTAAATCTGATCAGAAAGAGGTAAATGGGCTTAAATTGTTGAAAGTGACGGAGAACGTCGTGAAATGGGATCTTGTGATTTGTAAACAATGGCCtcaagtacaagagcaaggaagaaaATTAGAAAATTGTGCTGTATTGTGGAATTTATGGGAGATGTGCAGGTGGGTGAGAGAGTTCAGAAAATCCATGTTGCTATTATGATTCCAGGGACAAGGGACTTCAGTTACACAGATTGGAGAAACTTGGTGTTGCTCTTGGAACAGAAAAGATTGAGACGGGATCGGatgaaggtatttaaaatcatgaggtgtgTTGGTAGCCTACATAGAGAGAAGCTGCTGTCATTGGTGCAAGGGTCAAGAAACCAGACTTGGAATGAAGGTGAAAGACAAAAGaagcaaaagtgacatgaggggaaacatttccatgcagcaagtgattaggatcTGAACTGCACTGCTGGGGGTTTAATGGAGACACGTCCAGTTAAACATTCATGTGGAACAACAAAAGTTGTGAAGAGAAAATATTTGTAGTTCTATCGGGAAAGTGCATGGGACTGGGGCCAGTTGGATTTCTCATGCATTGGGCCTgcatggattcattgggctgaatggcctctcacGTGATAAGCTTTCTGTCACTCTATATTGAGGGCAGACAGCCTCAGCTTGCAGCTAGGTTTCAGTTCATTTGTCCATGATTGGAGCAAGTGTGTAATGAGACctggaactgagtggtcctggtgaatcctgtttctcttcctagagatgtggcctgacctgccagcattttctgttttcgttttagATTTGCAGTATCAACAGATACTTTGACCTTCACTTGTCTCTAGATGTTTgtaaggaggactttgcaaggttgactggCTGGGAGTGGTTTTGCCATCTCTGAAACTGGTGTTGGCTGTtctgtttgtttctctttttgtGTTTTGTCACAGCAGTTTTcaatgctgagtagtttgttagGTCATTTAGACCAGCCGTTCTGGTAAGCCAGGGCTTGGAATCTCATGTGGGCCAACTAGCCAAGAGCAATAGATTTTGTTCCCTGAAAGATGTAAGTGAACCAGGTGATTTTAATGGCAAGATAATAGATTTTTGTTCAGGTAAAACTTGAACAATTGATTTAATGATTGTTATTTAGCTGAATTCAGATTCCCTGACTACTGTGATGGGAGTTGCTCGTCTGAACTTTTAGTACTGTGCAGGTAGTTGTCAATTTATGATTAGGTGTTCTATCCTTTAACTTACCAAAAGCTTTACTAATTTTATGTCAAAGTTCACAGATTTATTAAGTTTGTCTATCAATAAAACCTCATGTAGAGCAATGGTGATTGCACTCCAACAAGATACAAATTCAGTCTGAGTGTTTAGGTCAATCTAATTCTTTGAATCCAATTTCTGATTGTAATTTCTTTAGCTTTTCCTTACTCTGGAAGGAGACCTTCACAAGTTTCTTGCATCACTTTTTGATTTAAAGATATCTCCAGCTAGGAGAAACAAATGAGAACCCACAATATTATAACTCAATTGTTTACCCAAAGGCTTTGCTAATGACTTATTGGCATAACAAGATCAGTAAAATTACTTCATTCTCTGTTTGTGCCTTACTGTCGTGCATTTTTCTTTATGCTGCAAGTGAAATCCTTCATAAGTCTGACTGATTCAGTGCCAGTTAGAGTCTTACTGCCCTGATTCTAAACTctcaatgtaaaaacaaaataaattaattgtccTTGTTGCCATCTTCTAGTTCTCCTTCTCTCCTTGTGTATTTCCTGTGAATTTTCTCATTGACTAGGTGGTGATGTAAGTGTTGGACTTTGTTTAACCTTCCAGTGGTCACCATTTTAGAGTGGCCAGTTACTTTCTTTTAAAAGGTTATATTATTTCCTGGTGAATCCCTCACTGGTGCCTTTCTACCTCCAGACTGTTGTAATGTTACAATTTTAGAACGGTACTTCCATGTTTAATAAGGGTTAATTAATAAGCTATCAGTATAGTTATCATGAACATTATTCTGCTCGCACCCTACACTGGAtacaagtgacagtgggtataggaacagaatgaggaggaggttaaatgcgtggctgagggattggagtaaggagcagggattcagacttctggatcattggggcctcttttggggcaggtatgacctgttcaaagaggatgggttgcacttgaatcccagggggaccaatatcttggcgggcaggtttgctaaggctactggggagagtttaaactagaattgttgggggatgggatccgaactggagagaccggggaagaggtgtttggctctcaaatagagaaagctagtagtaggtacaataggcaggtgatagagaagggacgtgctcaggcaggtttgagatgtgtttattttaacgcaaggagtattgtgaacaaggtggatgagcttagagcttcgatcaatacttggagctatgatgtggtggccattacggagacttggatggctcagggactagaatggttgcttcaagtgccgggttttagatgtttcagaaaggacagggagggaggcaaaagagatgggggagtggcactgttgatcagagatagtgaaACAGCTGTGGAAAAAGGTGGACGTCGTTGAGGGACTGTccacggagtctctgtgggtggaggttaggaacaggatggggtcaataactttactgggtgtttttttatagacTGCCCAGTAGTAACAGGAATATTGAGGAGCatatagggaagcagatcctagaaaggtgtgagaataacaagaGTTGTTgtgaggtaatgttagagatctggaagagtataaggctaacaggaaggagcttaagaaggagattaggagagccagaagggacatgagaaggccttggcgggcaggattaaggaaaacctcaaggcattctacaggtatgtgaagagcaagaggataagatgcgaaagaatagggcctatcaagtgcagcagtgggaaagtgtgtatggatccggaagaaatagcggaggtacttacgtcagtattcactacgaaaaagatctgggggattgtagtggggacttgtagtgggctgaaaagcttgagcatgtagatattaggaaagaggaggtgctgaaacttttggaaagcatcaagttggataagtcgccggatgagatgtaccccaggctgctgtgggaggcgagggaagagattgcggagcctctgacaatgagctttgcatcgtcgatggagacggtagaggttccagaagattggagggttgtggatgttgttcccttattcaagaaagggagtagggatagcccagggaattatagaccagtgagtcttacctcagtggttggtaagctaatggagaagatcctgagaggcaggatttatgaacatttggagaggtatcatatgattaggaatagtcagcatagctttgtcaggggcaggtcctgtcttacgagcctgattgaatttttttgaagatgtgactaaacacatcgatgaagggagagcagtagatgtagtgtatatggatttcagcaaggcgtttgataaggtaccccatgcaaggcttattgagaaagtaaggaggcatgggatccaaggggacattgcagtgtggatccagaactggctggcccacagaaggcaaagagtggttgttgaagggtcgtattctgcatggaggtcgatgaccggtggtgtacctcagggatctgtactgggacccttgctgtttgtgatttttataaacgatctggatgaggaagtggaggggtgggttagtaagtttgcggatgacacaaaggttgggggtgttgtggatagtttggagggctttcagaggttacagagggacatagctagcatgcaaagttgggctgagaagtggcagatgaagttcaacccagtgaagtgtgaagtggttcattttggtaggtcaaatatgatggcagaatatagtattaatggtaggactcttggtagtgtggaggatcagagggatcttggggtccgagtccgtaggacgctcaaagcggctgcgcaggttgactctgtggttaagaaggcatatggtgtattgtccttcatcaatcgaggaattgaatttaggagccgggaggtattgttgcagatatgtaggtccctggtcagaccccacttggagtactgtgctcagttctggtcacctcattacaggaaggatgcggaagccatagaggagatttacaaggacgctgcctggaatgcggagcatgccatATGAAAGcgggctgagggaactcggccttttctccttggagcgacggaggataaggggggacctgatagaggtatataagatgttGAGGGGtactgatcgggtagatagtcagaggcttttccccagggctgaaatggtggccataagaggacataggtttaaggtgctggggagtaggtatagaggagatgtcaagggtaaattttttactcagagagtggtgagtgcatggaatgggctgccggcaatggtgatggaggcagatacgatagggtcttttaagagactgttggataggtacacggagctcagaaaaatagagggctatgggtaagcctagtaatttctaaggtagggacatgtttggcacagctttgtgggctgaagggcctgaattgtgctgtaggttttctatcttTCTATGGATTAGTACAAATCCATTTCCTAATCACTATTGATGGTCTGATTCACTTTGTACTGAGAGAGACAATGTGCACTGTGGTCTCATTCCTGAATACCTTTGTTAGTTCTCAAACTGTCGCCTGTTTAGATGGGAACCTCTGTGTTTGGAATAGAACCAGCCAGAGGCCATGCCTTTGGCAGTGGGAagtgaactgagagtggagaaaatGATGTAAGAAATTTGAATTTCAGTGCAGGGTGAAGGGAGATGTATGAGACGTGGATTAATTGTGACAGGGGAATGCAAGGTAACAATGTTCCATACAATGTAGGCTTGTCTGTTCTAATTTCTTATTCTGGACAGTGATGACTTTCATTAACTCCTTTTTACAGGGTGTAATAAGCAGAGAATTTGCAGATGGGAAGCTTGAACCAAACTTCACATCAAAATATGACCGTCTTTCAATATTATCACTCTTTGAATATAAAAGGAGAAATTTTAATCTGTTCTGTCTGTGGCAAAAGATTTCAGACATCAATATTACTGGAAAAACACTGAGACACATTTAATGCACATGTTGGAAAGGACATCAGTTACAGAGCCTGAAAGATCATCTAACCATTCACAGCAGTGAGAAactgtgttctgtgtgtgtgtgatcgaGGCTTCATTTGACTGTGTCTCCTGAAGGAAGACAAGGACCTTGGATCATGGAGGCACCATGGAAATGTGGGGACTGTGGGATGGGATTCAATGATCCATCTGATCTCGAAACTCATCAACGCACTCACAGCaaggagaagaggttcacctgctCCATGTGTGGGAAACAATTTGGTCAGTTATCTGACCTCCTaagacaccagcgagttcacaccggagagaggccattcacctgctcagtgtgtgggaagggattcactcagtcgtccaACTTGGTGGCACATCAGCGACTTCACACCggagagaggccattcacctgctccctCTGTGGGAAGGGGTTTGCTTATTCCTCCAATctgctgagacaccagcgagATCACATTGGCGATAGACCATTCACTTGCTCGGTGTGTGGGAAGGCTTTTATTCAGTCATCCGACCTCCTGAttcaccagcgggttcacaccggggaaAGGCCGTTCACCTGTTCGGTGTGTGGGAAGCAGTACACTCGTTCATCCAACCTCCTGACACACCAGCGAGCAcatactggggagaggccgttctcctgctttGTTTGTGGGAAGGGATTTGCGCAGCTATCCCACTTAAAGTCACACCAACGAGTTCACACTGACCGGAAAACCTTTGATTGCTCTAATTGTGAGAAGAGCTGTAAGAGCTCAGAGGATCTGCTGAGGCACCAGCGAGCTCACACCACAGAGAGACTGTtctcctgctctgagtgtgggaagggattcactcagtcatcacACCTGCTcaaacaccagcgagttcacactggggagagaccaTTCACATGCTCcatgtgtgggaagggattcaaatgttcatccaaCCTGCTGATGCATCAGCGAATTCACACGGGGGAGAGGCCGTTTACCTGttccatctgtgggaagggatttGCCCAGTCATCCAGCCTGCTTACTCACCAACgcgttcacactggggagaagccgttctCCTGCTccgtgtgtgggaagggattcacttgttcATCCAACTTGCTggtacaccagcgagttcacactggggagaggccgttctcctgctctgTGTGTGGAAAGGGTTTCACTCAGTCGTCCCACCTGCTGATGCACCGGCGGGTTCACACTGGAGAGAGGCCGTTCTCTTGCTcggtgtgtgggaagggatttgcCCGTTTATGCAATCTGCAGACACACCAGCGAATTCATAAGTGATTGCTGgatttgtgttcagttgtggttgtTGATCCCTTATCATTCTGACAGTCAGGGTTTGATTCTGTTGATGTTAAACTGTTGAGAAGTTTATTATTGATACTCTGTACATCTGAAATAAATTGGTTTTCCTTTCAGTAGCATGTTAGTCCTTTACCTCCTGAAGATTAAGGACTTGTGATATATTCTATCTCAGAATGTCACAGCTTGTTAAAATTTGGGCCCACAAGATGTCTGGATAAAAAATTCTCTCATCCAGGAGAGCTTTCCCCAATACTCTTGTGGAAAGAATGCATACTGGTTTCTCTTCTGGCATATTTAACTCTAATCTTAAAGTTGTGTGTTTTTATTCTCTAAGTTTTCATTTCTTAAGCTCCATCTAATGtcaaaaaaattgtttacattACCACATTGTCAATCACTTGGTCATTGTGGGTATCTGGATCAGGCTCTGCCATCCAAACACAAGTGCATCACAGCCTCAGGTTGGACATTTCAAGCACCGATGTCAATCTAGCAAAGTTACACTGGACCCAATGTATCATTTGAgga harbors:
- the LOC127576362 gene encoding zinc finger protein 229-like: MEAPWKCGDCGMGFNDPSDLETHQRTHSKEKRFTCSMCGKQFGQLSDLLRHQRVHTGERPFTCSVCGKGFTQSSNLVAHQRLHTGERPFTCSLCGKGFAYSSNLLRHQRDHIGDRPFTCSVCGKAFIQSSDLLIHQRVHTGERPFTCSVCGKQYTRSSNLLTHQRAHTGERPFSCFVCGKGFAQLSHLKSHQRVHTDRKTFDCSNCEKSCKSSEDLLRHQRAHTTERLFSCSECGKGFTQSSHLLKHQRVHTGERPFTCSMCGKGFKCSSNLLMHQRIHTGERPFTCSICGKGFAQSSSLLTHQRVHTGEKPFSCSVCGKGFTCSSNLLVHQRVHTGERPFSCSVCGKGFTQSSHLLMHRRVHTGERPFSCSVCGKGFARLCNLQTHQRIHK